A window of the Tursiops truncatus isolate mTurTru1 chromosome 14, mTurTru1.mat.Y, whole genome shotgun sequence genome harbors these coding sequences:
- the CD207 gene encoding C-type lectin domain family 4 member K: protein MVSSLSTRTDFGERAGREHLCQEGYGAESAQGSVPKPTVCWSNKRSPLLPAEPPPKTRPSLVLGRLLTVRAAVIFLMLVLVASVLLQAILYPWFMGTVSDVKTNAQLLKGRVDNISTLSSEIKRNRGGVAAAGFQVQMVNASLDRVRSQIRRLETSVKEANARLQMLTSSWEEVDKFNAQIPELKRDLDKASALNAKVRGLQGGLENISQLLQQQNDILQMVSQGWKYFRGNFYYSSQVTRTWYSAQQFCLSRDSHLTSVTSESEQEFLYRTAGGLLYWIGLSKAGSEGYWYWVDDSLFNKVQSVKFWIPGEPNNTGNNEHCADIKMSSSQSWNDASCDNEFLFICERPYTPSEPCQDWPPSSNFKLQCLLNSRKCGSLLHTPG, encoded by the exons ATGGTGAGCTCTTTGAGTACAAGGACT GACTTTGGGGAGAGAGCTGGCCGGGAGCACCTGTGCCAGGAGGGTTACGGTGCAGAATCTGCTCAGGGCTCTGTGCCCAAACCCACAGTTTGCTGGTCCAACAAAcgctctcctcttcttcctgcagAGCCTCCTCCCAAGACGCGTCCATCTCTGGTTCTGGGAAGACTTCTCACAGTCCGTGCTGCAGTCATCTTCCTGATGCTGGTCCTGGTCGCCTCCGTCCTGCTGCAGGCCATTCTCT ATCCCTGGTTTATGGGCACAGTATCGGATGTCAAGACCAATGCCCAGTTGCTGAAAGGTCGTGTGGACAACATCAGCACCCTGAGCTCTGAAATAAAGAGGAATAGAGGTGGCGTGGCGGCAGCTGGCTTTCAGGTCCAGATGGTGAATGCCAGCCTGGATCGTGTGCGTTCTCAGATCCGGAGGTTGGAAACCAGCGTGAAGGAAGCCAATGCGCGGCTGCAGATGCTAACAAGTAGTTGGGAAGAAGTCGATAAGTTCAATGCTCAAATCCCGGAGCTAAAAAGAGATTTGGATAAAGCCAGTGCTTTAAACGCAAAGGTCCGGGGACTCCAGGGAGGTTTGGAGAATATCAGCCAGTTGTTGCAACAGCAAA ATGACATCCTACAGATGGTTTCTCAAGGCTGGAAGTACTTCAGGGGGAACTTCTATTACTCTTCTCAAGTCACAAGGACCTGGTACAGTGCCCAGCAGTTCTGCTTGTCCAGGGATTCACACTTGACTTCAGTGACCTCAGAGAGTGAACAG GAGTTTCTCTACAGGACTGCAGGCGGACTTCTCTATTGGATCGGCCTGAGCAAAGCAGGGAGTGAGGGGTACTGGTACTGGGTGGATGACTCGCTGTTCAACAAGGTCCAGAGTGTGAA gTTCTGGATTCCAGGTGAGCCCAACAACACTGGGAACAATGAACACTGTGCCGATATAAAGATGTCCTCATCGCAGTCATGGAATGATGCCTCCTGTGacaatgaatttctttttatctgtgAACGACCCTACACGCCATCAGAACCATGTCAGGACTGGCCCCCAAGCTCGAACTTTAAACTCCAATGCTTGTTGAATTCAAGGAAATGCGGCTCTCTCCTTCATACTCCAGGGTGA